CGTTGATCACCTGCATCGTGTTCTCGTAGTTGGAGGCATCGATGTTGGGGGCTGAAGTTTCCCTACAGGAAAAGAGCATCTGGAGATTCGGATCTTCACTACAGCCGAACTGTTGTTCGAGTTTAAAGCCGCAACTCTCGGCCAGCATTTTGAGACTGGAGGGTGTGAAATTATGAATATGAGCGTAATGGAACATTTTGCTGCGACGGGCGAAGGGAGCCGCGATGTTCGGGCATTCGACGTAGAACTGTCCGTCGTCGGCCAGCATGCTGCGAATGTATTCCAGAGCGCGACGCGGCGAGTTGAAGTGCTCAATCACATGGATCAGCAGCACGAGTTCGCGGCTGTGGTCGCGGGGTTGTTCAAACAGATCGCCACGCACGACGTTGGTCAGCAGCTTCTGTTGCGAGTAGGTTTGAAAGCCTTCGCCCGGTTCGATGCCGCTGGCAGCGTGGCCGTTCAATTCGAAGACTTTGACGGTGCAGCCGATGCCGGCTCCGACTTCGAAGACTTTGGCGTTGGGCTCAATGTGGGACTGAAGTTGACTGAAAATGCGTTCGCCATTTTTCCAGGCCCGCATCACACGGCGGTCAGACGGGGTCATTTCGCCGTGATAGCTCTGGCGGTATTCGGTGGCATAATAACGGGCGAGTTCTTCGTCGGTCGGGATTTGACCGTGGGCGACGAGGCCGCAAGTTTTGCAGATCACGGATTCCAGGGGGTTCCCGTGCCGATCCCGGTTGCCAATTTGTTCAAACTCGGTTCCCGCACAAAGATCGCACTTTTTTTCTGCCATTTGATTCACCGTTTTTTAAGCCAGATGCCTATGATACTTTTGCTGCTCCCGACTCGGACCGCCGCCTGGGTGGGAGTCGTATGGATCAGAACGGCGTGAACACTAATCGGAGAGGGAAATCAGGTCAAGATGAATCATTCCAAGGCTATTTCTCAGGCGGGTTTAGTGAGATTATTCGGAATGGGATGGATGTATTTCGGACCGGAGTGAGAATCGCTGTAAAGGGTGTCGTAGGATTGTGTTTCCGGGCTCGGGCATGTACTCTAGTGACCGTTGGCCCATTCGGAATGCCAGTCAGAATTGAACATCAATCAAGCCATCAAACTTAATGTATACAAAGAGTTAGGAAGATTTATGTCTGAGGGTAAAATCAAAAAGCTGCTCGTTGCCAATCGTAGTGAAATTGCCATTCGTATTTTTCGAAGTACGCACGAATTGGGAATCCGCACGGTCGGGATCTATACCCATGAAGACCGCTATGCCCTGCACCGCACGAAAGCCGATGAAGCGTATCAGATTGGCAAACCCGGGCATCCGGTGAAATCGTATCTCGATATTGATGCGATCATCACGTTGGCCAAGCAGAAAAAGATTGATGCGATTCACCCGGGTTACGGGTTTCTCTCAGAAAATGCCGAGTTCGCACAGGCGTGTGAAGACGCCGGGATTATCTTTGTTGGTCCCCGCGTGGAAACATTGAAAGCGCTGGGAGACAAAATCTCGGCTCGAAAAATTGCGGACAAAGTCGGTGTTCCCGTGCTGGGGGGAAGTGGCGAAGCGATTACCGATGTTGCCTCGGGGCGGCAGACGGCGATCGACATTGGTTTCCCGATTATTCTGAAAGCAGCACACGGCGGCGGTGGCCGCGGGATGCGGGTGGTTCAGAAAGAAGAAGATTTCGACCAGGCTTACGAGCTGGCACGCAGTGAATCGCTGTCGGCTTTTGGCAGCACGGATGTATTCGTCGAGAAATTCATCTCGCGCGCCCGACATATTGAAGTCCAGCTTCTCGGCGACAAGCATGGCGGACTCGTGCATCTTTACGAACGCGACTGTTCGGTTCAGCGACGTCACCAGAAGGTGGTGGAAATTGCACCGGCCCCAAACCTTGATCCTGCTGTGCGCGAAGCCTTGTGTGAAGCCGCTTTGAAAATTGGTCGGAGTGTGAACTACGAACTGGCGGGAACCGTTGAGTTTCTGCTGGACGCCGATACGAATCAGTTTTACTTCATCGAAGTCAATCCGCGTATCCAGGTTGAGCATACAGTGACTGAAGAAGTCACTGGCGTGGACATTGTGAAATCACAAATCCTGCTGGCCCAAGGGGCGAAGCTGAATGACCCGGGAATCCGCATCAACTCTCAGGAAGAATTGCAAACACACGGGTTCGCGCTGCAGTGCCGGGTGACGACGGAAGATCCGACGAACAACTTCATGCCCGACTACGGTCGCGTGGCGCATTACCGTTCTGCGAGCGGAATGGGTGTGCGTCTGGATGCAGGGACGGCGTTCTCGGGTGCGATGGTGTTCCCGTATTACGATTCGCTGCTGGTGAAAGTCACCACGTGGGCCCGCACCTTTAAAGATGCGGCGGCCCGAACAGAGCGTTGTTTGCAGGAGTTTCGAATTCGTGGCGTGAAGACAAACATTCCGTTCGTGCTGAAACTGATCACACACCCGACGTTTCTGAACGGCGAATGTTATACCCGATTCATTGATGATACGCCGGAGCTGTTCAAGTTTCCGAAGCGGCACGACCGGGCAACCAAGCTGTTAACGTATCTGGCTGAGACCATCGTCAACGGCAATGCGATGGTGAAGGATCGTCCCAAAGCAGTTCGACGAACGCCGGCACCACTTCCCGAATACAACAAAAAAGAACTGTCTCCCCCGGATGGTATGCGGCAGAAGCTGCTGGAGCTGGGTGCGGAGAAATTCGGCAAGTGGATTCTGGATCAGAAAGAACTGCTGCTGACCGACACGTCGTTCCGCGACGCACATCAGTCTTTGTACGCGACGCGTTTCCGTACTCACGACATGCTGCAGATTGCGGAAGTGTATGCACACAATTGCCCGCAGTTATTCTCACTGGAAATGTGGGGCGGTGCGACGTTCGATACATCGATGCGGTTTCTGAAAGAATCGCCCTGGCAGCGACTGGCTGAGATGCGAACCCGCGTGCCGAACATTCTGTTCCAGATGTTGATTCGGGCTTCGAGTGCCGTCGGTTATACGAACTACCCGGATAATGTCGTGCGTGCCTTCGTCAAAGAAGCCGCCGATGCGGGTATCGATGTGTTCCGCGTGTTCGATGCACTCAACTGGGTGCCGAACATGAAAGTGGCGATGGAAGAAGTGCAGAAGAGTGGTGCGATCTGCGAAGCCAGCATCTGTTATACGGGTGATATTCTCGATCCTTCCAAGACGAAGTACGATCTGAAGTATTACGTGAATATGGCCAAAGAGCTGGAGAACATGGGCGCACATATTCTGGCTATTAAAGATATGGCGGGACTCTGTAAGCCTTATGCCGCCGAGCTGCTGGTGAAAACGCTGAAGCAGGAAATCGGCATTCCGATTCACTTTCACACCCATGATACAAGCGGCGGACAGGCGGCTTCGATTGCGAAAGCAGCGGAAGTCGGTCTGGATATCGCCGATGGTGCAGTGCCTTCAATGTCGGGTGGAACATCACAGCCGAACCTGACAACGGTGATTGAAGCACAGCGATTCACGGAACATGAGCCGACGATTGAAGTCGAACATCTGGACGAGATTTCAGAATACTGGCGTGCGGTTCGCAATTTCTATACGGCGTTTGAGAGCCCTGTTTTACCAGCGGGTGCAAACTTGTACGAGCATCAAATGCCCGGCGGTCAATATACGAACCTGCTGCAGCAGGCGCAGTCGCTGGGGCTGGGTGATCGCTGGTCGGAAGTTTGTCATGTGTATGCAGAAGTGAATCAGCTACTGGGTGACATCGTGAAGGTGACGCCGACTTCGAAAGCCGTGGGTGACATGGCGCTGTTCCTGGTTGCCAATGATCTGAGTTGTGATGATGTGATGACTTCAGATCGGGATCTGGCGTTTCCGGAATCGGTGCTGGATTTGATCAGCGGACGCATGGGACAGACGCCGGGGGGGTTCCCGGAAGACGTGCAGAAGAAAATCTTGCGTGGCGAAGCGCCGTTAACCGAACGCCCGGGAAGTATTCTTCCACCGGCCGATTTTGAAGACGCAGCCAAAGTGGTTGAGAAAATGATCCACCGCACGCCGACGGATCAGGAAGTGGTGACTTACCTGCTGTATCCCAAAGTCTACGAAGATTTCGCTGCACACCAAAAAGCGTATTACGATACGAGTGGTCTGCCGACGTATGCGTTCTTCAACGGACTGGAGCCGGAAGAAGAAGTCTCCGTTGATATTGCACCTGGTAAGACGCTGATTATTAAATTTCTTGCCGTCGGAAAACCACAAACCGATGGATGCCGGACGGTGTTCTTTGAACTGAATGGTCAGCCACGCGAAGTTGTGATCGTGGATAAATCATTGAAGCCGCAAGGTGATTCGCGACGCCGCGCGGACTCGGGTGATCCCAAACAGATTGGCGCTGTGATGCCTGGTGTGATTGTTTCGCTGACAGTGAAAGTTGGTAGCAAGGTGAAAGCCGGCGATCAACTGCTGATGCTGGAAGCGATGAAGATGCAGACAAGTGTGATCTCAGAGCAGGATGGAGTGGTGAAAGAGATCGTTGCAGAACCGGGCACGCAGGTGGAATCGGGAGATCTGCTGATCGTACTGGAGTAGATTTCGACTCTGTTGCATCGATCTAAATATGCATGAGGTATGGGGAATCTTCCCCATACCGTGTTGAAGTGCAGGATTTTACTACAGGCATATACCTCATTCAGGTGTAGGTGATTTTGCTCTTTTTGCATCACACTTCAACAGTGTTATTTTGATTGGCCCCGGGCAGTACTCATCCTATTTTGCCTAGCCGCACCAGCGTTGCTCTCTTCGGATTGGATACCGCAAAAACAAGATCCATTTTGTCATCAAAGACCAGAGAAATTTAACACTGGATCAAATCAGCGCCGATAGATTAGTTAACAGGTAATCTTTACCAGCCTTTCTCTGGTAGAGACTCACTTCTCAACGAGAACAAAAGAACATAAACATTTTTGATTTGGTTCTTAAATCTAATTGGAGCACTCGGCGAATGACTGGAGAGCGTGAAACGATCCAACCTCCACATTTTGTAATCTCAAGCGAGGGAGAGATTCTTGGAGAAGATACCCCTGAAAATCAGGAGCTCGTTCGCCGTGTTGTTGCCTGCGTGAATGCTTGTGACGGGATTACCACAGAGGAGTTGGAGAACGGCATTATTGAGGACATGCGACGTGTGATAGCACAGACAGCCCCTCTGTTGCAGGAACGCAGTCAGATGACGGATTTACTTCAACGGGAAATCCGTGCGGAAATTACGGCACGGCAAAAGAAGTCGTAAGCCTCAAGTCTCAGTTTGCGGTCCGTCTGATATAGCCGCTGATACGGACTTTAATCTTGCCTTTTGAACGATGACCAGCTGGCAAGTTCAGCCCGATCATGAGTATGCCATCATCTTTGGGTACATACTCAGCTTTCTCACCAATCTTGAAGGGTTTTCCCAGCTTACGTTTTCCTTTTTCCTGGGAAATCACAATACCCATCAGAGCCCCGGGAGGAATTCCTGCGGCCAGATCTTTCATCGGCGTGGCATCGGGCAATCCTTCGACGCTGGTTTTAACGTCAATCTCAAAGTCGTAGGCGCCTGTTGACTGAATGCGAACCATTTTTCCTTTCGCGATGAAACCGGCGGGAGTGCTCCAGTTGCGGGCGGCATCAATTTCGAAGTCAGAGGAATTGGATGACATCAGTTTTTCATTGAGCTGCTTGATCATCTCTTTCACACCGGGAACATCTTTTTTGATGCTGAGAATGGATTCCAGCATTTCGCGAGATTTCTCATAGTCGCCGGCATCCGAATATCTTCTGGCGATATCAGCCGACTGCCGGATAAAGCTGTCACGCAGTTTATCAGCCTGGACGTTGAGCTGTTTCACGTTTGTTTTTTTGCCTGAGGATTGTGCGTTGACGGGCTGCACGGCGATTCCTGCAAGTAACAAAGTCCCCACAATCAGACTCTGAATTCCCCGGTGATTTTTTAAGTTGGACACAATACCTTCCCCTACTGATTCAAAACGATGGTTGTCACTAATTCCATTATGATTGAGGATGAGAGTGTTCGCAATGAGAATTTGAAACAGCCCTGCTCTAACAGGAAAGAATTCTGTTAACCAGGGGGCCATTGCATGGAACGCCCGCCTAATAAATGCAGATGCAAATGATGGACTGTCTGCCCGCCTTCTGCGCCGGTATTGATAATTGTACGATACCCATTCTCCAGCCCTAACATTTCTGCGACTTTTCCCACTGTTAACATCAGGTGCCCTGCCAATTCCTGGTCTTCTATTTTCAGATGTGCCATTGATTGAACTTCCTGTTTGGGAATCACCAGCACATGAATGGGCGCCTGTGGATTGACATCCTTGAACGCCAGACAAAGCTCATCTTCGTAGACAATCTCAGCCGGGATTTCGCGATCAATGATTTTCTTGAAAATCGTTTTCTCACCTGCCATTTAACCTACATCCTTTCTGATTCATTCGCCGCTTTTTTGAAATTCTCTGAGAAAACAGTCAAAACGCTGCCCGAGAGACTCACGCTGCTTCGCGCGATCCTGCAATGCGTTTATTATATCCAATTCCGGATTGATTGACATCAACTACACGTATCTCGGCGCGAACCGGCAGCGACATTTTTTGATCGTCAGATTGTAGTGAGACTCTCAGGAAAACAGTTGCTTATAGACGCCAAAGCCACCTGCTAATAGCAGCCCCAGACAGGACAGAAACAGGAGCAGATCCCACAGTCGTCCGGGCGTGAGTCGTTTGTCGATTTTAGTATAACGCAGATAGATGGCAGCGATACCCAGCATCGGCAGCATGATGGCCTGCATCGTACCGGCGATCAATACCAGCCTGACGGGATTGGCGCCTGTCAGAAAGACCGCCAGACAAAGCAGCGGCAGAATCAGTGACATGACTTTGATCCAGTTTTGAACGGCATTGGGTTTGCTTTCATCGACCACTCCAAAGAATCGCAGGCCGTCCGAAAAGATGCGGGCATTCGCGGCGTTCGCGACCAGGAACGTGGAATAGAGCACAGCGATCGCGCCGACCAGGAACAGCCACTTGGCATAGGTTCCGAAGACGGGAACATAGGCTTCTGCCAGCGTGCTGACCATCCGCATGCCGTCGGGGTCTAAGCCTTCCTTATGCAGCACGGCGACTCCCATCAGATAAAAGGCGAGCGTAGCAAATGTGTAAATACACATCGAAGCGAACGCGTCGATTTTCATCACACGCATCCAGCCTTTGGCGCGGATCGCCCAGCTATTATCCTCCGAATGTTTGCCGGTAAAACGGGCGTAGCCCTTTTCCAGACACCAGTAGGGATACGCGATCAATTCCGTTGCCCCCACGCCGATAATCCCGAATGCCGCCAGTGCTGTCAGCAGAGGATTCATACCGCCTGTGGCTTCCGGAACTCCAAATGAGAGGCCGCGAATAATTTCTTCGGTAGAAATGGTCCAGACTTCGGACGTCTGGAGCGAGATGACATTGCCGATCGTGATGAAGGTAAACGAAACGACCAGAACCGTTGATAAATGCTCAATCAGATTATACCTGCCATAATACAACAGAAAGGCGGTTAAGATTGCAATCACTCCCGCCCAAATCTTGTCGTCCCAGGTTTGCGGTTCGATCAGTGACTTACCATTTTCGTCTTCCAGTTTTTCGTCGTCGCGAATTTTCTGGAGAATGAGCTGCCCTTCTGCCTGCAGCCGTTCGATTCGTTCTTTGAGCTTGGCATGCCCCCGTAGATAGCGTTCTCGTTCGGTCGGCGTCAATGCAGCCAGTGAATCTTTTTCATTCTTCAATGCTTCTTCGATTTCCAGATACTTGACAAATTCTTTCTCTGAGGGAACCTGAATTGCTTTGATGTAATCTCCCTGAATCGGCAGCGTCAATGCCAGCGCCTGTCCGACGCCGCCGACGATGCCTCCCAGTTGCCCGATCGTACACAGGCTCATAATCAGCCAGAACCAGAGAATCCAGTTGGGCGCCTTATTGGAAGTACGTAAGAATCCCAGACGAGGGCCGGGAACATGGTTTAAGGCAGCGAGTGTAGTTTCGCCGCGTGAGATGGAATAGCGTCCGAGTTCAATCTGGACGAAGACCTTAATCAGACAACCGACAATAATCAGCCATAACAGGGCAATTCCGGCCTGGGCACCGGTTTTAGTAGTGGCGATTAATTCGCCTGAGCCGACGATGCTCCCGGCAATAATCAACCCCGGGCCTAAGCGTTTCGTAATCCCCCACCAGTCGGTCGGAGCATCAATCGTTTCATTTACCTCGGAACCATTGGATGGATCGAGCGCGCTTTTCTCGTGTTGAGATTCCATCGTACTCCTGCTTCACCTTAGATTTCGACAGATGGGGTTATGTCGAAACACTACTCAGAGCCGTAAGAATTCAAACGGTATGAACTCTCGTCTTAATTATTTGAGTTGTTTTTCAGCAACTTCAATCGCTTTGAGCAACCCCTTTGCCTTGTTCAATGTTTCATAATATTCCGTTTCAGGAACACTGTCAGCAACGATCCCGGCGCCGGCCTGGACATAGGCCGTCGATCCCTGCATCACCAATGTTCGTAGTGCAATACACGTATCCATATTCCCGGTAAAATCGAGATATCCGACGGCTCCTGCATAAGGACCGCGTCGGTGTGGTTCAAATTCGTCAATGATTTCCATCGCCCGCACTTTCGGTGCCCCGGAGACGGTTCCGGCAGGCAGCCCCGCTCTCAATGCATCAAGGGCCGAACGATCTTCCGTGAGCATGCCTGTGACATTCGAAGTAATGTGCATGACATGAGAATAGCGTTCAACGACCATCACGTCAGAAAGTTCAACAGAACCGAATTCACACACGCGTCCGACATCGTTTCTTGCCAGATCGATCAGCATGACATGTTCGGCCCGTTCTTTCGGGTCGGCCAGTAATTCTTCCGCCAGGCGTTTGTCTTCTGCTTCTGTTTTCCCTCGTTTGCGTGTGCCTGCCAACGGCCTGATTGTGGTAAAACGATCTTCCACGCGGACCATAATTTCGGGAGAACTGCCAACCAGATCGACTTCAGGAGTTTTGAGCAAAAACATGAACGGGCTGGGATTCACTACACGCAGGCTGCGATAAATGTCAAGCGGCGTCGCTGCCGTTTCCAGCTTGAGACGCTGGCTCAAGACCACCTGAAAAATATCGCCAGCGACGATATATTCTTTACAGGCTTCAACGGCTGCTTCAAATTTGGGCTGCGTAAAGTTCGACGTCCATTCTAAATCGGGCTCGGCATGCGCATCGACGCTGATGTCGGCCATCTTCAGCACGGTTGCATCGCCGGATTGAAAACGTTCGCAAGTTTGATCGATTCGCTGACAGGCTGCCTGATAGGCGGCTTGTAATTCTGTTTCGCTCATCTCAGGCTGTAAGTGGGCATGCGCGACGACCAGAACAGTTTTATTTATCTGGTCGAAGACGACCATATGATCGTATAACGCAAAAGAGAGATCGGGCAGTTTGCGGTCATTCTCGGGAGCATTCGGTAGATTTTCCGAATAACGGACAACATCGTAGCCGGCATATCCAACGGCACCACCACAAAAACGAGGGAGCCCGGGCAACTCAGCCGCCTGGTACTGGTTGAGAATGGACTCCAGTTCTGCCAGGGGATCGTCGGCCGTTCGTTCTTCTGTCTGCCCGTTCTGCTGAATGACCATGCGTTGCTCATAAGCATCGACGGTCAAAAACGGATTAGCCCCCAGAAAGCTGTAGCGGCTGATTTGTTCTCCGCCGACTACACTCTCGAACAGAAAAGAATAAGGGCCCTTTTCCAAGAGTTGATACGCACTGACGGGAGTCAGCGTATCCCCGGTTAACTGCCGGTAAACGGGGACCAGGTTGGACTCTGTAGAAAGCCCTTTAAATGTTTCAAAATCTGGAACGTATTTCATGAATACTCTTAATTGCACTGTCTATGGATGAACAAGCATCCCGTTTTTCTAAGCCTTGTCGCGTTTTCTCTTATGAACATTTCCCATCCCGGAGACAAGTTGAGAGCAGGAACAGTTCTCAAAAATCTCCAAAAATAAAATAGGGGGCATCTGATTCAAGGTTTCAGGTATTTAAAATGTCGATTCACACGAGAGGAATGGTATTACTGGCACCCATCGCATAAAATGTCAGAGCAAGTCTGATCTTACAAAGCTTTCAATGAGAACGAACTGCATTGGACTTTGTTTTCAACGGCTGAATGAGTATGGTATTTGTTCCCTGAGTCTACACCGTTTGGGGATGAATGTCACGCGAGTTACAGTACAGGCACGAGACACAGTTTTGGACCTGTCGATTTGATCGAATTTCGTTAGTTAAAGGAGAACAAGGGTGAATTTGGACGCGTTCACTCGCACAAGTGGTGAATGGCTGAGAGGAATCGGTCCGGACTCGGATATTGTGATGTCCAGCCGAATTCGACTGGCCAGAAACCTCGCACAGTTCCCCTTTATTAATCGCTGTACAGAATCGACTCTGGGCGAGATCGAGCAGTTAATGCGCCCGATCATTACGTCGCTTCCCATGGAAGAAAAACTCTCCTATCTCGATGTCAACAAGCTAAGCAACCTGGATCGGCAGTTCATTGTGGAACGACAGCTGATCAGCCGCGAACACGCCGAACGAACCGGGCCGCGGGGCGTTGGTCTGGATAGCGAAGAAAACATAGGCATCATGGTCAACGAGGAAGACCATCTCCGACTGCAAGTACTTCGTAGCGGGTTTTCTCTGAATGAGTGCTGGGACACGATCAATCAAATCGATGATCTACTCGAACAGCAGGTGACTTATGCATTCAGTGAAGAATTTGGCTACTTGACTGCTTGCCCTACGAACGTGGGAACCGGCATCCGGGTGAGTGTGATGCTGCATCTGCCGGCACTGGTCATCACTAAAGAAATCCAGAAAGTTTTCCAGGCACTGCAGAAAATTAATCTGGCAGTACGCGGCCTGTATGGTGAAGGCAGTCAGGCGATGGGTGACTTCTATCAGATTTCCAATCAGGTCACGCTGGGGCAAACCGAGCAACAGTTGATTGACAGCATCAAGGAAGTCGTCCCGAATATTATTTCTTATGAGCGACGCGTCAGAAACTCGCTGATTAAAGAGAACCGCCAGGGGCTGCACGATCAGGTTTCACGCGCTTATGGAATTTTAAGCACCGCGCAGACGATTAGTTCAGAAGAAACCATGCATTTGCTTTCGAGCGTGCGGATGGGAGTCAATCTGGGCCTGATTGAAGACCTGCCGATTTCCGCCGTGAATGAGATGTTTATTTTCACACAACCAGCTCACTTGCAGAAACTGCAGGGAGGTGAACTGGAATCCAGCGAGCGAAATGCCGCCCGCGCGAATTATCTTCGCCAGCGAATCAGCGATGCCAGCAGTTCCCATTGAGGGCTGACCATGTTGGCAGAGCCACTGATTCGGGCCCGATAGAAATTCATCCGGTCTCAAGGTCGGAATTTGATTACATGCTCGACACAGGCTGGCGGGCAATGTTAAGATAGTATCGTGTTTTCAGGATGCTCTTTCCGAGACATTCTGATGCTTGGGGACAAATGAAACCCAGTTCACCAGACACTCTATAGACCTCACTATTTTCAACACCGTTTCCCATAAATAATCACTCGCCCTTATCAGCCGGGATACCACCATGCGAAAAACTGTCTGCGTTCTACTTACCCTCCTCGCATTTTCCATCAGCACTGTCAGCGCCCAGGAATTTCAGAATCTGTTCAACGGAAAAGACCTGAGCGGCTGGGCTGGAAAAGAAGGTTTCTGGACCGTTCAAAACGGTTCTATTGTTGGCGAAACAACGAAAGAAAAACCGGCTAAGCCGAACACCTTCCTGGTCTGGCAAGGAGGAGATGTCGGCGATTTTGAATTCAAGGCGACCGTCCGATTCAAAGGGAATAACTCCGGCGTTCAATATCGCAGTGAACTGGTTGACCCCGCCAACTTTGCATTGAAAGGTTATCAGGCCGACCTGCATCCGAAGCCAGAATACTTCGGAATGCTCTATGGCGAGCGAACCGGTCGCGGGATTATCGCACAACGCTTTCAACGCGTGGAAGCGGGCACCAAGGGGAAGCCGAGAGTCGTAGCCGAGATTGGCGATAAAAACCAACAGCTGACTGACTGGGACTGGAATGAAATTCGAATCGTCGCCGTTGGAAACCGCATGGTGCATCAAGTCAATGGCGTCAACACCATCGACCTGACCGATAATCATCCTGAAGCATTTTCCAAAGGTGTTCTCGGCCTGCAACTTCACGCCGGTCCTCCCATGCGGGTTGAATTCAAAGATATGCAATACCGACCGTTAGCCGGTGACGAAGCGGCTGCAGTTCTGAAAGCGGCAGTTGAGAACAAGAAGAAAGCCCCTGCGTCGAAGAAAACAACATCCAAAAAACGCATCCGGTTCGACTGGGTTTCTGAAAAACCGGCTCCGGTCTGGGTCTGGCGAACGAAGAATCCGACGGGCAATGAGCCAATCTACCTGCGTCAGAAATTCGAAGTCGCAGGTCCGATCAAAGCGGCAAAACTCTATTTCACCTGTGATAACCGGGCAACCGTCTGGATCAATGGCAAAGACGCCGGCACGGCGACCGACTGGGGTAATCCGGTGATGCTGAGCGATGCAAAAAAGCTGATTCAAACCGGGACAAATCAAATTGCGGTCCAGGCCAGGAACAACGGCGGTGTGGCTGCGTTTGTCTTGAAACTGGAAATCGAAACCGCCGACGGCAAAAAACAGTCGATTATTTCGACTCCCGAATGGAAACTGAGCGACTCAGCAACTAAAGACTGGCAACTCGCCCGCTTCGACGACTCCGCCTGGAAACTAAAGCTGAAAAAAATGGGAGACTTTGGCAGTGGGCCCTGGGGTAAGCCGGGAATCACAACCCGGAGCGGCGGCGTTGATCTTGAAGAACTGGCTGAGAACATCACGATTGCCAAAGACTTCAAAGTTGAGCTGCTCTATGAAGTGCCTGCCAATGAACAAGGAAGTTGGGTTTCACTGACGACGGACGGCAAAGGCCGCTTGCTGGCGAGCGATCAAGGCGACAAGGGGCTTTATCGCATCACCGTTACAGAAGGTGCTGAGGAACCACAGGTCGAAGTCGAAAAACTGCAGATCGATCTTTCCGGCGCTCAAGGCATGACCTGGCATAACGATGCACTCTACTTTCACAAAAACGGCGGCAACCTCTATAAAGTGACCGATACAAACGGGGATGATCAGTTCGACAAAGCCGAGGTCCTCCCCAGCGAACGCAGTGGCGGCGAACACGGAAACCATGCCGTAATTGTGGCTGAAGATGGAAAGCATCTTTACGTCATCGGCGGAAACCATGCTGCCTTACCACCACAAGATAGCATTGTTCGCTCACACGTTCCCACCTGGGACGAAGACTTGCTTTTACCACGCGAATGGGACGCAAACGGGCATGCCCGCGGCCGTCTCGCACCGGGGGGCTGGATTTCGAAATACTCTCCCGAAACACAACAACACGAACTTATTTCAACGGGTTACCGCAACCAGTACGACATTGCCCTCAACCGTTTCGGCGACCTCTTCACCTATGATGCCGATATGGAATGGGACCTGGGAACACCCTGGTATCGTCCGACCAGAATTAACTGTGCTGTCAGTGGTTCTGACTATGGCTGGCGCAGTGGTTCCGGAAAATGGCCCGAATATTACGAAGACAGTCTTCCGGCTGTCGTGAATATTGGCCCTGGTTGTCCGACCGGTGTAATTAGCGGACAGGGTGCGAAGTTTCCTGCCAAATATCAGGACGCAATTTTTGCACTTGACTGGACCTTCGGCACGATCTATGCCATCCACCTGACACCAGACGGTGCGGGTTACC
This window of the Gimesia fumaroli genome carries:
- a CDS encoding Nramp family divalent metal transporter, which encodes MESQHEKSALDPSNGSEVNETIDAPTDWWGITKRLGPGLIIAGSIVGSGELIATTKTGAQAGIALLWLIIVGCLIKVFVQIELGRYSISRGETTLAALNHVPGPRLGFLRTSNKAPNWILWFWLIMSLCTIGQLGGIVGGVGQALALTLPIQGDYIKAIQVPSEKEFVKYLEIEEALKNEKDSLAALTPTERERYLRGHAKLKERIERLQAEGQLILQKIRDDEKLEDENGKSLIEPQTWDDKIWAGVIAILTAFLLYYGRYNLIEHLSTVLVVSFTFITIGNVISLQTSEVWTISTEEIIRGLSFGVPEATGGMNPLLTALAAFGIIGVGATELIAYPYWCLEKGYARFTGKHSEDNSWAIRAKGWMRVMKIDAFASMCIYTFATLAFYLMGVAVLHKEGLDPDGMRMVSTLAEAYVPVFGTYAKWLFLVGAIAVLYSTFLVANAANARIFSDGLRFFGVVDESKPNAVQNWIKVMSLILPLLCLAVFLTGANPVRLVLIAGTMQAIMLPMLGIAAIYLRYTKIDKRLTPGRLWDLLLFLSCLGLLLAGGFGVYKQLFS
- the trpE gene encoding anthranilate synthase component I encodes the protein MKYVPDFETFKGLSTESNLVPVYRQLTGDTLTPVSAYQLLEKGPYSFLFESVVGGEQISRYSFLGANPFLTVDAYEQRMVIQQNGQTEERTADDPLAELESILNQYQAAELPGLPRFCGGAVGYAGYDVVRYSENLPNAPENDRKLPDLSFALYDHMVVFDQINKTVLVVAHAHLQPEMSETELQAAYQAACQRIDQTCERFQSGDATVLKMADISVDAHAEPDLEWTSNFTQPKFEAAVEACKEYIVAGDIFQVVLSQRLKLETAATPLDIYRSLRVVNPSPFMFLLKTPEVDLVGSSPEIMVRVEDRFTTIRPLAGTRKRGKTEAEDKRLAEELLADPKERAEHVMLIDLARNDVGRVCEFGSVELSDVMVVERYSHVMHITSNVTGMLTEDRSALDALRAGLPAGTVSGAPKVRAMEIIDEFEPHRRGPYAGAVGYLDFTGNMDTCIALRTLVMQGSTAYVQAGAGIVADSVPETEYYETLNKAKGLLKAIEVAEKQLK
- a CDS encoding protein arginine kinase; the encoded protein is MNLDAFTRTSGEWLRGIGPDSDIVMSSRIRLARNLAQFPFINRCTESTLGEIEQLMRPIITSLPMEEKLSYLDVNKLSNLDRQFIVERQLISREHAERTGPRGVGLDSEENIGIMVNEEDHLRLQVLRSGFSLNECWDTINQIDDLLEQQVTYAFSEEFGYLTACPTNVGTGIRVSVMLHLPALVITKEIQKVFQALQKINLAVRGLYGEGSQAMGDFYQISNQVTLGQTEQQLIDSIKEVVPNIISYERRVRNSLIKENRQGLHDQVSRAYGILSTAQTISSEETMHLLSSVRMGVNLGLIEDLPISAVNEMFIFTQPAHLQKLQGGELESSERNAARANYLRQRISDASSSH